A region of Mesorhizobium sp. AR02 DNA encodes the following proteins:
- a CDS encoding ETC complex I subunit has protein sequence MSARIFSPAKTAMQSGKAKTGHWVLEFDPEMRKKIDPLMGYTTSGDMRSQIRLTFDTREEAVAYAEKEGLAFRVEEPKETKRRQISYAENFRYDRRTPWTH, from the coding sequence ATGTCCGCGCGCATTTTCAGCCCAGCCAAAACCGCTATGCAGTCCGGCAAGGCCAAGACCGGCCACTGGGTGCTGGAGTTCGACCCCGAGATGCGCAAGAAGATCGATCCCTTGATGGGCTATACGACGTCGGGAGATATGAGAAGCCAGATCAGGCTGACCTTCGACACGCGGGAAGAGGCAGTGGCCTATGCCGAAAAGGAAGGGCTTGCCTTCCGCGTCGAGGAGCCGAAAGAGACCAAGCGTCGCCAGATTTCCTATGCGGAGAATTTCCGCTATGACCGCAGGACGCCCTGGACGCATTGA
- a CDS encoding cupin domain-containing protein gives MAANDRPVITRKGQESNKTSQSGGMALVTGVGPQHTSATRLWFGKASNAPGFRSLPHHHGEAETGAYLLSGNARIYFGKDYQEFVELSAGDFMFVPPFLPHLEANMSTMEELWWLACRTPENIVINLPDVDDAQLAGYRRA, from the coding sequence ATGGCAGCAAACGACAGGCCGGTGATCACCCGGAAAGGCCAGGAGAGCAACAAGACCAGCCAGTCGGGCGGCATGGCCCTAGTGACCGGCGTCGGGCCGCAACACACCTCGGCGACCAGGCTATGGTTCGGCAAGGCCAGCAATGCGCCCGGCTTCAGATCGCTGCCGCACCACCATGGCGAGGCGGAAACCGGCGCCTATCTGCTTTCGGGCAACGCCCGCATCTATTTCGGCAAGGACTACCAGGAGTTCGTCGAACTCTCAGCCGGCGACTTCATGTTCGTGCCGCCATTCCTGCCGCATCTCGAAGCCAATATGAGCACGATGGAAGAATTGTGGTGGCTGGCCTGCCGCACCCCGGAAAACATCGTGATCAATCTGCCCGATGTCGACGACGCCCAGCTCGCTGGCTACCGCCGCGCATAA
- a CDS encoding TetR/AcrR family transcriptional regulator, translating into MARASTKEQIIAAAVETLHQKGFNGTSVQDITEAAHVPKGSFYNHFDSKETLAVEALDRYWQKVLNGLAVLGDEKISAVVRLKRYFQYLNDVACQAEYRTGCMIGNMSAEMPDQSRAVRERLAVLLAAWSRAIESCVREAQVEGIVRRDMEARTIAMFLLNSWEGAMMRAKVDKDAVALTAFVDVAFGTLLT; encoded by the coding sequence ATGGCAAGAGCAAGCACCAAGGAACAGATCATCGCGGCAGCCGTGGAAACCCTGCACCAAAAGGGTTTCAATGGCACCAGCGTGCAGGACATCACCGAAGCAGCGCACGTGCCGAAGGGGTCATTCTACAATCATTTCGACAGCAAGGAGACGCTGGCCGTCGAAGCGCTGGACCGTTATTGGCAAAAGGTGCTCAACGGACTGGCTGTGCTCGGCGACGAGAAGATATCAGCTGTCGTCAGGCTGAAGCGCTATTTCCAATACCTCAACGACGTCGCCTGCCAGGCGGAGTACCGGACCGGCTGCATGATCGGCAACATGAGCGCTGAAATGCCGGACCAGAGCCGCGCGGTTCGCGAGCGGTTGGCCGTGCTTCTGGCGGCCTGGAGCCGTGCCATCGAATCCTGTGTCCGGGAAGCGCAGGTTGAGGGCATCGTGCGGCGCGACATGGAGGCCAGGACCATCGCCATGTTTCTACTCAACTCCTGGGAAGGCGCCATGATGCGCGCCAAGGTCGACAAGGATGCCGTGGCACTGACGGCGTTCGTGGATGTCGCGTTTGGCACCTTGCTCACCTAG
- a CDS encoding quinone oxidoreductase family protein, translating to MRAMRADSFRGYNDLKLVDIPKPAASGGRLLVRMVAAGVTPLDHTILSGQFPRSTAPLVLGNEGAGIIEGGDADFPDGTRVAFVGPFGVFENGTYSEYVAVPKELLLRVPDMIDDTTAAGLPVAYLTAYIALMNAGFAAGKTVLAPAIGGSVGNAATQLARALGAKHGISSTTSHAKAKEAKALGFSEVVDLTIEGLADGVNRITNGHGADIIIDGVGGKILSQALHVLAPGGSLTTLGYSGGRETTINVTDLIWKAGSIKGSMLFSESAAVWTAAWSVISGLLASGQVKPIVARTFALQDAAMALRYLIEERPFGRVVLTI from the coding sequence ATGCGCGCAATGAGAGCAGACAGTTTTCGCGGTTATAACGATCTGAAGCTGGTCGACATCCCCAAACCGGCTGCATCCGGGGGGCGGCTGCTGGTGCGGATGGTTGCCGCCGGCGTAACACCGCTCGATCATACGATCCTCAGCGGGCAGTTTCCCCGATCGACGGCGCCGCTTGTGCTCGGCAATGAAGGCGCCGGCATCATCGAAGGCGGTGACGCCGACTTTCCCGACGGCACGCGGGTGGCGTTTGTCGGCCCCTTCGGCGTCTTCGAGAACGGAACCTACTCGGAGTATGTCGCGGTTCCCAAGGAACTGCTGCTCCGTGTCCCCGACATGATCGACGACACCACCGCCGCGGGCCTGCCGGTTGCCTATCTGACGGCCTATATCGCGCTGATGAATGCCGGCTTCGCGGCTGGAAAGACAGTGCTTGCACCGGCGATCGGCGGTTCGGTCGGCAATGCCGCCACCCAGCTCGCCCGGGCGCTCGGCGCCAAGCACGGCATCTCTTCGACCACCAGCCATGCCAAAGCCAAGGAAGCCAAGGCGCTTGGCTTTTCCGAAGTGGTAGATCTCACAATCGAGGGTCTGGCCGACGGCGTCAATCGCATCACGAATGGCCATGGCGCCGACATCATCATCGATGGTGTCGGCGGCAAGATCCTGAGCCAGGCGCTGCATGTCCTGGCGCCGGGCGGATCGCTGACGACGCTTGGTTATTCCGGCGGCCGGGAAACCACGATCAATGTGACCGATCTCATCTGGAAGGCCGGTAGCATCAAGGGCTCCATGCTGTTTTCCGAGAGCGCCGCCGTCTGGACAGCGGCCTGGTCAGTCATCTCAGGCTTGCTCGCATCGGGTCAGGTCAAGCCGATCGTCGCCAGGACTTTCGCGCTTCAGGATGCGGCCATGGCGTTGCGATATCTCATCGAGGAGCGACCGTTCGGACGGGTCGTGCTGACGATTTGA
- the hdaA gene encoding DnaA regulatory inactivator HdaA — protein sequence MTAQRTDPPRQLPLDLGHGTGYSRDELVVSGTNNQAAAMVDRWPDWPSPVVVLAGPAGSGKTHLAAIWGARANAVAVDAGRIGDSIANLGARPALIDDVDAGAVDEQGLFHLINAVRGAGSTLLLTARRFPSAWGVSLPDLASRLKAAATVEIHEPDDLLLAGVITKLFADRQVEVEPHVVQYLVRRIERSLATAMRVVERLDRTALERKMPITRALAAETISAMDEGQREFEI from the coding sequence GTGACCGCCCAGCGAACCGATCCGCCGCGCCAGCTGCCGCTCGATCTCGGCCACGGCACCGGCTATTCGCGCGACGAACTCGTCGTGTCCGGTACCAACAACCAGGCGGCGGCGATGGTCGACCGCTGGCCGGACTGGCCTTCGCCTGTAGTGGTGCTGGCAGGTCCCGCCGGCTCCGGCAAGACGCATCTGGCCGCCATCTGGGGCGCGCGCGCCAACGCGGTGGCTGTCGATGCCGGGCGCATTGGCGACAGCATCGCCAATCTCGGCGCCCGACCGGCGCTGATCGACGATGTCGATGCAGGCGCAGTCGACGAACAAGGGCTGTTCCATCTGATCAATGCGGTGCGTGGCGCCGGTTCCACGCTGTTGTTGACCGCACGGCGTTTTCCCTCGGCCTGGGGTGTTTCATTGCCCGATCTGGCCTCGCGGCTGAAGGCGGCGGCGACAGTCGAGATCCACGAGCCCGACGACCTCCTGCTGGCGGGTGTCATCACCAAGCTGTTCGCCGACCGCCAGGTCGAGGTCGAACCGCATGTCGTGCAGTATCTGGTGCGGCGCATCGAACGCTCGCTGGCGACAGCCATGCGCGTGGTGGAGCGGCTCGATCGCACCGCTCTCGAGCGCAAGATGCCGATCACGCGGGCGCTCGCCGCTGAAACCATCAGCGCCATGGATGAGGGGCAGCGCGAGTTCGAGATTTAG
- a CDS encoding AI-2E family transporter — translation MAKAPIRTSEKEAAVIEAAAADLGAASAFRRQIFFWLAGVAGLALFLYVFSGILLPFVAGMVLAYFLDPVADRLQRFGLSRFMATVVTLITFLIVLVLAFVILIPVLATQMADFAGKLPEYLTRLQSLITSFDPKWLEQKFGVNANGLRDGLNSLLTSGFGLITTVFTSLWSSGMALVSVVSLFVVTPVVAFYMLLDWDRMVAVIDSWVPRDNVATVRAIARDINTATAGFVRGQGTLCLVLGAMYATGLTLTGLNFAILIGLFAGLISFIPYVGSLTGLVLAVGVAFVQFWPDWTMIVAVAVVFFIGQFIEGNILQPRLVGKSVGLHPVWLMFALFAFGALFGFVGLLIAVPASAAVAVLVRFAIARYLESPLYKGHATAPAPPLPADRGGGHRTQPRR, via the coding sequence ATGGCGAAGGCTCCAATCCGGACATCTGAGAAAGAAGCGGCGGTGATCGAGGCTGCGGCCGCCGATCTTGGCGCGGCCTCCGCGTTCCGCCGCCAGATCTTCTTCTGGCTGGCCGGCGTCGCCGGACTTGCGCTGTTCCTCTATGTCTTCAGCGGCATCCTGCTGCCCTTCGTCGCCGGCATGGTGCTTGCCTATTTCCTCGATCCGGTCGCCGACCGGTTGCAGCGGTTCGGCCTGTCGCGCTTCATGGCGACGGTGGTCACCCTCATCACCTTCCTCATCGTGCTGGTGCTGGCTTTCGTGATCCTCATTCCGGTGCTGGCGACGCAGATGGCCGATTTCGCCGGCAAGCTGCCGGAGTACCTGACCAGGCTGCAGAGCCTGATCACCTCCTTTGATCCGAAGTGGCTGGAGCAGAAATTCGGTGTCAACGCTAATGGCTTGCGCGACGGGTTGAACTCGCTGCTGACCTCCGGCTTTGGCCTGATCACCACGGTCTTCACCTCATTGTGGAGTTCTGGCATGGCGCTGGTCTCGGTGGTCAGCCTGTTCGTGGTGACGCCGGTCGTTGCCTTCTACATGCTGCTCGACTGGGATCGCATGGTGGCGGTCATCGACAGTTGGGTGCCGCGCGACAATGTCGCGACGGTGCGCGCCATTGCACGCGACATCAACACCGCCACCGCCGGGTTCGTGCGCGGCCAGGGCACGCTCTGCCTGGTGCTGGGCGCCATGTACGCCACCGGCCTGACGCTGACCGGGTTGAACTTCGCCATCCTCATCGGCCTGTTCGCCGGGCTGATCTCGTTCATCCCCTATGTCGGCTCGCTGACCGGGCTGGTGCTGGCCGTCGGCGTCGCTTTCGTCCAGTTCTGGCCGGACTGGACGATGATCGTCGCGGTCGCTGTGGTCTTCTTCATCGGCCAGTTCATCGAAGGCAACATCCTGCAGCCCAGGCTGGTCGGCAAAAGCGTCGGCCTGCATCCGGTGTGGCTGATGTTCGCGCTGTTCGCCTTCGGCGCGCTGTTCGGTTTCGTCGGCCTGCTGATTGCCGTGCCGGCTTCCGCCGCCGTCGCCGTTCTGGTGCGCTTTGCCATCGCCCGCTATCTTGAATCGCCGCTCTACAAGGGCCACGCGACAGCACCCGCGCCGCCGCTGCCAGCCGATCGCGGCGGCGGCCACCGCACGCAGCCGCGTCGCTGA
- a CDS encoding CDP-alcohol phosphatidyltransferase family protein, whose translation MTIPNLITILRLLLVPAVVLAMLQARWDWAFAGFVIAGVSDGVDGFIARRFNQQSRLGAYLDPMADKLLLVSVFVVMGFIGQLPLWLVVTMVSRDALIVCAVLLSTVMAHPVEIKPFLVSKANTAVQIVLAAVVLGELAFAVHLDPLRPALILLSGVLTVASAAAYLVAWLRHMSGYGEGSNPDI comes from the coding sequence TTGACCATCCCCAACCTGATCACCATCCTGCGCCTTCTTCTGGTGCCCGCCGTTGTGCTGGCCATGCTGCAGGCGCGCTGGGACTGGGCCTTTGCCGGCTTCGTCATTGCCGGCGTCTCGGATGGCGTCGATGGCTTCATCGCCCGCCGTTTCAACCAGCAGTCCAGGCTCGGCGCCTATCTCGATCCGATGGCCGACAAGCTGCTTTTGGTTTCGGTGTTCGTCGTCATGGGCTTCATCGGGCAATTGCCGCTGTGGCTGGTCGTCACCATGGTGTCGCGCGACGCGCTGATCGTCTGCGCGGTTCTGCTGTCCACCGTCATGGCCCATCCGGTCGAGATAAAACCGTTTCTGGTGTCGAAGGCCAATACCGCCGTCCAGATCGTGCTGGCGGCGGTCGTGCTTGGGGAACTGGCCTTTGCCGTGCACCTCGACCCACTGCGGCCAGCCCTCATATTGCTGTCCGGGGTCTTGACCGTGGCTTCGGCCGCAGCCTATCTCGTGGCTTGGCTGAGGCATATGAGCGGCTATGGCGAAGGCTCCAATCCGGACATCTGA